The genomic stretch CGGTAATGTCCAGTCAAAATAGAATATACTTTTATTATAGTTTGGAACAGCCTCCTTTGCATTAGGAGGCTGTTCCCAGTTTTGTCAGATTTTACCTTTATACTTCCGGCTCAGCTCCCTATCGATCAACCGCATGAGTTTTCGGTATTCTTCATCATTGAATACCCTATGATGCAGTGCGTTTGCAAAATGCTCCAGCCACAACCTGTCGCCGATCGGGTTACCGTTACTGATAACTGCTTCCGTAGTCTTTGCTCCCTTCGGATTGGTTTCAGTTTTATTGTTGGCAAAATCTTCTTGATTTATAACTTTCTTTTCCGATGCCATAAGGCATCACAGATTCAAATTGTTTTTCCGTTTCCCTCCTTATCCTTGTATGATGATGGTGTAAATAGCAATTTTCATAGTGGGTTTCCTTTCATTTACATTGAAATTCCCTGCTCTCGTTCGTAGTCCTCACGGGTGCAGTAGGTGTGGAAGGCTACGTTGGAAATCTTTCGTCCAAGGATTTTCTCCAACCTCAACTTCTCCATCGTATTCATTTCTTTGATATAATGCGGCTGATAATAGTAGTCCGCAGGCACAGATGAAAGAATATCTCCGAGGAGATTAAACAGTCCTTCAGTGCTTGTCATGGTGAAGCTGTCGTCGTGATACGGCGTGACGTAGTCGCAATAGGTATCGAGCATTGCGCCGTCACAGCCGCCCATGGCGAAGTACAATTCAAGATTGTTTTTCAGAAAACGCTCGTCGAAAAGTTTATTGTCACGGACTTTGTAGCCCTCGGGCGTGGTGAAGGTGATATATTTATATTTGTCCTCCCATTGTACACCGTAGCCGTGCTCGTGCATATACTCGATGAATTCTTCTTTTGTCGCCGACCAGCCGATGGCGTAGGAAGCGGTTTCTATCAGATTACGCTTCCATCTTGAGTGGCGCGGATTCTTGGTTTTGCTCTCGGTCACGCTCAGTCCATACTCACGGCACAGCTGATTGGAATACTCCTTTGCCTGGAACATTTCGTTGCGGCTCTGATGAAATTTCTTGCCGTTCTCGAAGTTGACGCTGTTCATAATCAGGTGATTATGGATGGCTTTTGTATTGATGTGCGTGGCAACAAGCACTTGAAAACCCGGAAAGTATTCCGCAAACTTCAATCCGATTTCGTGAGCGGTCTCGGGTGTGAGATCGTCATCGGGTGAGAAGGACTGCACGATATGGTAGTAACTTCTGCCGTCCTCTTTGTGAAACCGCTTCTTGACGAACCGGAATTCATCGAGAGCGCTCTCTGGTGAACAGTTGACGCCGCTGATTAATTTGCTCTCCGTCGCCTCACGGCGCGTGACATAATCAAAAATATTGTTCATCGGACTTCCTGCGTTAACGAATTTAACGACTGCCAAAGCCTTGCTACCTCCTCTCTTGTCTCGCGCAAATCGACCTCGTAACAGTAGCCGGAGTTGACGGCTCTGGTCAGTTGGTTGAGGTTGTTTCCGATTTTTCTCAGCTCATTTGCAACTTCATCTATGCCCTTGACGACGATAATCTTTTTGTCAAGCGCGCAATCACGCAGATACATACTCGGCGTTCGGTAGGAAGAGTACGCCTTTTCTTCGATAATTTCTCTCTGCTTCGGCGTGACTCTCGTTGAAATAATTTCAGTTTTCGGTTGTTTTTTTAAATAATTTTCCTCCATAGTTTTTCAAAATAGGGGCGCGGGCCTAGCTCGCATCCGCCTTTGCGGCCGCCGAATGAGGGCGGTCGTAATACAAAGGCGAAACTGGCAATAAAGCAGGCTTTTATTTTCTGTTTTTTAGAGTGGGTATGCTGTGTTTTGGGGCAACAGGAGCAACATTAAACTTCAGCGCACTGTTCATCAGCTTTTTCAAAAACAAATCGGAGCGACAAAGATGCAACATGCTGCACATTTGTCACCCCGACAGAAAAAGGAAAAATCCAGTGCTTACGGCGGTTTTGAAACTCTGTCACCCGCGTCACCCCTTTATTGTGATAACGCAGCAACAGCGTCAGCCTTGTCTTTTATCAAACAGATAAAGCGAAGCGTTTTGTCGCCTATGCGGATAGACTTTGTGTTTTTTCTTTTATCGTAAACGGTCAAGCCTTCCTCGGCGAGCGCTTTTATCAATCCGTTTTTGGAAATTGAAAACGCTTCGTCCTGCTCATTACATAATCGCTTCACCTGTTTGTGCGCGATATCGGCATTTAGATAATAATATTCATCATCTTGATAGCCGATATAGTTTACAGGCTTAAAGTCAAACGGATTGTCTTTATCAAGCAAAACAGCCTGTCCGCTTTCGATGAGCGAATAGAGCTTCTGGATAAATTTGTGCGTCGGTTTGTCCTGCTCAATACTACTGCTCTGCTTTTTTGCGAGATCATAAAGACAATCTCTGCACCGAATGAAAGTTGCCTGATATTCTTCTTCGGAAATGGCATCATGCTCAAACAGAAAGGATAAAAAGTATTCCATACCAATCATCAGCCATGCGTAGATTTCGGGCACTCTGCCGTGACAACTAATCCCTGAATTGATAAACTCCTGACGGTAATTCTGAAAGCTTTTCTTCAACTGATTGACGAATGACCGCTCTGTATCTTTGTCTTTCAGAAACCGCGCCTTTATCCATTCTGTGTACGCCAGCATACAACTGCGGAGTGTGTCTTTCTCTGCTTCGCGTTGAAATTTGGAAAGGTTATTCAGATCGATCATGCCATCGCGCAGCTCCAAGCAAAAATATCTTGCTGTTCCGCTCTCGCCAATGTCGGGAGCCTGCTCTGCTGTGATGATGGCGTTGCCCTGAGGCGGTCGAGATTCCATCGGAGTAGAATCAGATTTTAATCTTCCTCTGCCGATACGGTCTCCGTAGCCGCGCATAATCAGCTGGGCGGTTTCAGTCAGCTTGTTGGCTTCTTTCCTGCTGCTTGGGTGAAAGTCATCAATGCAGGTCAGCACGTCCTTCAATGAAAAGGCGTTGTACATAATACTGTTTGCGGTATCCCGAAATGACAATGGCAAATCCGAACTGTTGAACCTGCCGAAAAACGAAAGAAACAACGCCGCCAGTGTACTCTTGCGTGTTCCTGTTCTGCCGAGCAAACAGAGAACGAATTTCGGCTCGCAATTTGCCTGATGAAGAAACTCATTCAGCGGAGTCAGAAAAGTGAAAGCCAGCAACGGCAATGTGATTTCATCAGGTGCAAACGGAAAATAGCTTGTCATAAAATACGCGCTCGACAAATCTGAAACCGTCCAGCTATCAGCTTTTTCATACCGGCTGAGTTTTCCTCTCAAGCTGACATCATGCTTGCCGTCGTTTGGCAACAGATATTCCCAATGGTTGTCTATCAGCTTCCAGCCGGTAACATGATAGATTTGGATTCTCTCTGCGTTCTCTGCCGTTTGCTGAATGGCATGGCGGACGTATTCCTTGACGCTTCTCTCCGGTTCGAGAACGCAATCCGCGCCCCAACGCTCAATCAGCCAGTTGAAGGTTCCGAGTTCCGAGCCCATTACATCAATCTCCGGCAGCACTCTGCCGCTCGAATGAACGCCGCCTAAACGAAGCGCTGTCTTTACTTCCGCGCCGTCGTCAACACTGACCTCGCTGACAAGGTACGGCAGGAAGTTGCAGAGCTTCTTTGTGACCGTTCCGCTCTTGTTGGTTATCTCTTTATAGAGACAGCCGTTGATGATTTTGTACGGCGGCGGATACCGTACAAGGTCATTTGATTTGTTGCCGTCTGAAACGGCGTATGGATTTTCTTTCAGTTTCTATATACCTCCGAATTCAATTTGGAGACAACAGCTCTCGCCACACTGTTCCCTACACTTGAATTGTGGAAGAAAAAATAGTATACTTATATTTATTACGGACAAATTAAAACCTTCAACTGACAAATTAATTCGGGAGATAATAATGTTTGATATAATTTCCTTTTTCGTTGGTGATAAGAGCATTGAAATCAACGGCACCGCTTTTCCTCTCGGTGAACTAACCACGCAAACCCTGAACATTACAAAGCCTGAATTCAGCGAAATGTATCACTTGGCTGAGTCTGCTTTTGAAACGATATATAAAAACAAAACTCCTCCGTCAAAGGAGGAGTGGAACGATTGCAATAACAAGTTTATCAAGCTCGAGCGTATGATGTTCCGCTACCGTCTGCTTGCATTGATAAAAGACAATCGTCAGGTTTTGTATGAGACTCAAAGCTATGTTTCTCAGCTGTCTATACTTGATGACAACGAGAAGTACGAGATGTGTGAGAGTGAAGAAGCTTTGCGGAAAATGACTTTGGAATACAGCGAGTATGTCGACGAATGGGCTGAAAATTCTTTTCAACGCGATACGGATGATACGGAAGTTAAGGATATTCCACGCGAGCTTCTGATTTTTCCCGGCGATGTTCAGGAAAAGTGGGATTTCTATTGCAATTACTGCTCGAAATATCTTCATGTCCTTTACGATATTGCTTGGTTCGGAAACACGATACACAATTTTATTGATCATTATCTGTCCGCCCTGAAAAAACTGAACAGCGATAATTACGCCGCCGCGCTCTATGATTTTTTATACGGCGAAATGGCGGACAAGCTGGTTGCCAATCCTGTTCAGGGGAGCGGTTTATACTCACGCACTGACCCCATACTGATTGAATATATTCCGAGAGAAACTATCAAATGCAGTGGAAAATACAAAATATATACTTCCTATCAGGTCAAGCGTTTGCAGACGTTATTGAAAACGGATTTTTACTGCGCCTTGGAAGCGGGATATATCATTCGCAAATGTGAATACTGCGGAAGGTGCTTTCTGTTGAAAAAAGCCTACCATACAAAGTATTGTGACAATCCCGCGCCCGACAATCCAAAATATACCTGCGCTCAGCTCGGTTACCGCAAGCGCGGTATTAAGGAAACTGTTCCTGACAATCCAAAGGCTCAGTCGCTGAAACGCTGTCTGACAAGGATCGAGAAAGACTGCAGCAGGAACGCTATTACCGCAGAAGAAAAGGAATTGTTGAGCAACACGGCAAGAGATATGTATTACAGGGCAACAAGGGCGTCCGGAATAACTAACGAAGAATTTGAAACCTCACTTGCTTCCGAGAATTTATATTCCAAATGCGGCGTAAAACGCAAAACAAAACGCCGCGGCAGACCGAAAAGTACTGATTAAGGGACAATGGTCGGTTTATAATGGATAGTGAGGGGGTGATCGTATGACCGGTGAAGCACTTCTTTTGAAATATGAAGGATTGATCGCTTCTATTGCTAAAAAGGTTGCAGAGAGCTTTCACTGCGTAAAATATGATGAATACGGTTTGACCGAATACTCAAAGCAGTTATTGGATGATTTGAAAAGCGAGGGCACAGTTGAGCTTCTCCGCCTGATCCAATCAAAAGAATACGACAAAAGCAAGGGTGAATTCTCCACCTATATCTATCCTCACGTCAAGGGTGTCATGCGGCGATACCTTGAAAAGAATATGGGTGTGCTGTCCGTCAGCAAAAACGCTATGGATTTGATCCGCAAGATCCAGCAAGATTATTCACTTGGTAAACCGGCGGAAGAAATAGCCGAAGAATATAACGTACCAATTGAAGCCGTCTACCGATACGCGAATTACAATACGCATTTCTTCTCTGTCAATGACGCTTTCCCTGACGAACACGCGGAAAACCCATACGAACACATGACCACAAAGGATAACCATCCGGCTGATAAGATCGTCAACAAAAAGATTTGTGTTGAGCTTTTGAAGGAGCTGTTTGATTCGCTTTCTGAGAAGGATAGAGCTATCCTCGGTCACGCGTTCGGTGTATTCGGCTACGAAAAGAAAACACTCGACGAGATCGCTTGTGAAGAGATGATGAAACCCGACGGTGTAGAGAAAGCCAAAAAAGCTGCTTTGAAACGGCTGAAAAAGAAGTATCCTGACAGCAAATTAAAACTCTGGCAGGATATTTATAAGGCTGTAATGGGTATAAAATAAATAAAGGCTATGGTGAACGTTGTGTTCGTTACCATAGCCTTTATTTGCGCCCATACGCCGCGACAAATCGCCTGTGTGGGTTTTGTTCTGTTTTATCGGGTAACGGACTACGGGCATTCCCTTCGCGCGACACAGGGCAAAATTGGGTGCCTTAAAACTTGCCGCTCATAGCGTCAATCATCAGCCTTACAGCCAACGAAAAACCCTGGCAAAACGCGTCGCGTTCGCCGAGGCTCATCAACTCTGTGTGATTGTCTTTGATTTTTTCAAGTATAGCTTTTTGCTGCTCCGTCAGCGTAGCGGATAACTCCTGCTCATGACGAATTACCAGCTTTGCAGTAACGTCATACTCACTGCCGCGTTCCACTTCATATTCATGCGGAACGATGTTGCTGTAGTAAAGATTTTCGATATTCTATTCCTTTTATTTCAAAAGTACCAAATATTATATTGATAATCTGCTGTCGAAATAGGCTTTGGATACATATGAGGATTATCTTAGTTCGGATAAACCACTCACAGAGGAAGGAGCGTTGGAGTTGAAGAAGATAAAGAAACGATATGACTATGCTAAAATTCTGACAGGGCGCGTCAGATTTTCTCGCTGCTCATAAAGTCAACCATCAATCTAACAGCAAAAAATCACCCTCGGTGAGCGCGTAGCATTTACCGGGGGTGATTCACAATAAAGGTATATTCTTTCATATTTTATTGCACCGAACCGTCGCCCTTGCGCGGCCGGTGGGAGTGCAGGTAAACAGCGTGAGGTCATACTCCCCCGCTGTCAGCTTATTCAGCTCTGTGGGCTCCAAGGTCTCGACCTTTTTTACGATGTAACGGATGGTCGAACCGTCCGCCTGTGTCAAGTCGACCTCGTTCCCCTCTACCATCTCATTGAGCAAAAAGAAATGAGAATAATAGTTATGAGCAGCAATAACAAGGTCATTGCCTTTGACAGTTCCCGAATAACGCGCCGGCGCGTAATTGAGCGCTTCAAAGCTCCAGTCGGCAAATACGGGAAGTGTGACATCATACCCCACGAAGCTGAGATAGCCGAGATAATTCACATCATCTATGACCGCGAGGGTTTCTCCGGCGTCAGCTGATTTTTCTGACGGCGAAGTTGCCGCTTCGGGCGTTTCGTCCTTGAGCCGGCTGACTATCTCCTGTGAAAAAGCCTTTGCCTTTGCATCGTCATTGCTTACTTTGACAAACAGCGCGGCGGCGCCGAGCACCAAGAGTATGCCGCAAATTATCAAAAGCGTTGAAGTAATTTTGATTATCGAGCGTTTTTTCATTATTTGGAAATCTTCTTTTTGATTATGATTCCTGCCGCAACCAATACCGCGCCCGCTATCAGAAGAACGGGAACAAGCCAAAGCATCGTACCTGTCTGAGGTATATCATTTCCGGGAGGCGTAGTCGGCGGTACTGTAGTTACAGCCGTTGTCGGCTCAGTCGAAGGCTCCGTGGTAGGCTCCGTGGGCGGCACGGTGGATTTTTCGTATTTCACATCCGCTTCTACGTCATATATCAGCCTGCCGTATTCGTCGGTGTACGGCAGAGAGATTATAAACGGCGTCGGCGAATATACATCCTGCTCTACTGTCTTACTATCGCCCAAAACCAGATACATTCCGACACTGTCGATCTTTTTGAACCGCAGTTTTCCCTGATCGTCTGTCACTGCGGTATCGTTTGCCGCGATCCCGTTTTCAGTGACAAGCGTCTTAAGTTCCTTTGACAATTGCGCCAGCTGTTCCGGTGTCTTTTCGGAGATATCCTTGATATCGAACGGCTTCTTAGACTGCATTTTGCCTTCTGCGTCCGGCTCTGCGATCTTCCATGCCGAAAAACTGACATTATCCATCGGGATCCCTTCAGCGATGAAACGCAGCGACAGAGACGGTGTTTTTTCACCCTCAACAGCGCCGGCGCTCACACACGGCAATACGGCTAACGCCAAAACGAACACTGACAGGATAATGCTAACTGTCTTTTTCATTTTTGTTTCCTCCCTCTTTATCTGATTTCTTCCTTTTTATCTTTTTAACGATGATGACGATCAAGCCTGTTATCAAAACAGCGGCTCCCAACATGGCTAATATCTCCGAAAGATCCGGAGCTCCCCAAATGTCGGGCACGCGTATCCTGTAATAGCTTTCTCCGCCTGCGCCCTGACTGTCATCATCTGCATCATATGGTATTCTGTGGCCTCTCAGTACAAGCCTGTGGGAATTCACCCCGTAAGGCGTGCAGGTCACAAGCGTACAGATATCCTCATCGGGGTCGATAGAAATCTCTTGAAGCTTTTCCGGCTCAACAACAGAAATATCTTCGATTTCATATGCCAGCTTATCCCCTAAAATGCTGATAAAGAACCTGTCGCCGACTTCCAGTCTGTCAAGATTTGTAAACAAGGTCGCGCTGGTCAGCCCTCTATGTCCCATGATTATAGAGTTGGTTCCCTTTCCGCCGACCGGAAGCGATGAACCGGGAACATGACCTGTTCCGGTAGAAAGATATTTTTCGTCGACGGTGTGGTAAATCATAAGATTTACATCTATTTTGGGGATTCTGATATACCCCATCGTGTTATCACTTTCATAGTTGAGGAGCGACAGGTATTCCTCCATCTGTTTTTCAGACAGCCTGTAGCCTATTTTATCATTCAGCAGCCTTTCGTTATACGCCCGCGCCGCCGAAAGATACCGCTGCTTCTCCTCATCGTCCATTTTGCTCGAGCGGTTATCATAGGAGACGATCCTTTCGTACTGCCGTGCATACATCAGATGGTTGCTTACAAACGGATACAGCAGCAGCGTGACGCATGCGAGAAAGAACATCACGAGCATCAAATTCAAAACAGCAGAAAGCGCTTTGCGTTTTTTATTCAAT from Ruminococcus bovis encodes the following:
- a CDS encoding relaxase/mobilization nuclease domain-containing protein, with the protein product MAVVKFVNAGSPMNNIFDYVTRREATESKLISGVNCSPESALDEFRFVKKRFHKEDGRSYYHIVQSFSPDDDLTPETAHEIGLKFAEYFPGFQVLVATHINTKAIHNHLIMNSVNFENGKKFHQSRNEMFQAKEYSNQLCREYGLSVTESKTKNPRHSRWKRNLIETASYAIGWSATKEEFIEYMHEHGYGVQWEDKYKYITFTTPEGYKVRDNKLFDERFLKNNLELYFAMGGCDGAMLDTYCDYVTPYHDDSFTMTSTEGLFNLLGDILSSVPADYYYQPHYIKEMNTMEKLRLEKILGRKISNVAFHTYCTREDYEREQGISM
- a CDS encoding pilin N-terminal domain-containing protein — translated: MKKTVSIILSVFVLALAVLPCVSAGAVEGEKTPSLSLRFIAEGIPMDNVSFSAWKIAEPDAEGKMQSKKPFDIKDISEKTPEQLAQLSKELKTLVTENGIAANDTAVTDDQGKLRFKKIDSVGMYLVLGDSKTVEQDVYSPTPFIISLPYTDEYGRLIYDVEADVKYEKSTVPPTEPTTEPSTEPTTAVTTVPPTTPPGNDIPQTGTMLWLVPVLLIAGAVLVAAGIIIKKKISK
- a CDS encoding DUF6076 domain-containing protein, encoding MFDIISFFVGDKSIEINGTAFPLGELTTQTLNITKPEFSEMYHLAESAFETIYKNKTPPSKEEWNDCNNKFIKLERMMFRYRLLALIKDNRQVLYETQSYVSQLSILDDNEKYEMCESEEALRKMTLEYSEYVDEWAENSFQRDTDDTEVKDIPRELLIFPGDVQEKWDFYCNYCSKYLHVLYDIAWFGNTIHNFIDHYLSALKKLNSDNYAAALYDFLYGEMADKLVANPVQGSGLYSRTDPILIEYIPRETIKCSGKYKIYTSYQVKRLQTLLKTDFYCALEAGYIIRKCEYCGRCFLLKKAYHTKYCDNPAPDNPKYTCAQLGYRKRGIKETVPDNPKAQSLKRCLTRIEKDCSRNAITAEEKELLSNTARDMYYRATRASGITNEEFETSLASENLYSKCGVKRKTKRRGRPKSTD
- a CDS encoding sortase yields the protein MKKRSIIKITSTLLIICGILLVLGAAALFVKVSNDDAKAKAFSQEIVSRLKDETPEAATSPSEKSADAGETLAVIDDVNYLGYLSFVGYDVTLPVFADWSFEALNYAPARYSGTVKGNDLVIAAHNYYSHFFLLNEMVEGNEVDLTQADGSTIRYIVKKVETLEPTELNKLTAGEYDLTLFTCTPTGRARATVRCNKI
- a CDS encoding sigma-70 family RNA polymerase sigma factor translates to MTGEALLLKYEGLIASIAKKVAESFHCVKYDEYGLTEYSKQLLDDLKSEGTVELLRLIQSKEYDKSKGEFSTYIYPHVKGVMRRYLEKNMGVLSVSKNAMDLIRKIQQDYSLGKPAEEIAEEYNVPIEAVYRYANYNTHFFSVNDAFPDEHAENPYEHMTTKDNHPADKIVNKKICVELLKELFDSLSEKDRAILGHAFGVFGYEKKTLDEIACEEMMKPDGVEKAKKAALKRLKKKYPDSKLKLWQDIYKAVMGIK
- a CDS encoding DUF6809 family protein — encoded protein: MENLYYSNIVPHEYEVERGSEYDVTAKLVIRHEQELSATLTEQQKAILEKIKDNHTELMSLGERDAFCQGFSLAVRLMIDAMSGKF
- a CDS encoding plasmid mobilization protein; this encodes MEENYLKKQPKTEIISTRVTPKQREIIEEKAYSSYRTPSMYLRDCALDKKIIVVKGIDEVANELRKIGNNLNQLTRAVNSGYCYEVDLRETREEVARLWQSLNSLTQEVR
- a CDS encoding class C sortase, giving the protein MNKKRKALSAVLNLMLVMFFLACVTLLLYPFVSNHLMYARQYERIVSYDNRSSKMDDEEKQRYLSAARAYNERLLNDKIGYRLSEKQMEEYLSLLNYESDNTMGYIRIPKIDVNLMIYHTVDEKYLSTGTGHVPGSSLPVGGKGTNSIIMGHRGLTSATLFTNLDRLEVGDRFFISILGDKLAYEIEDISVVEPEKLQEISIDPDEDICTLVTCTPYGVNSHRLVLRGHRIPYDADDDSQGAGGESYYRIRVPDIWGAPDLSEILAMLGAAVLITGLIVIIVKKIKRKKSDKEGGNKNEKDS